The following proteins come from a genomic window of Gossypium raimondii isolate GPD5lz chromosome 5, ASM2569854v1, whole genome shotgun sequence:
- the LOC105766060 gene encoding uncharacterized protein LOC105766060, with translation MGKEGKMGRVFAALVLVLVVVQASHARNVPSHVGLDNRQTTMPGGSTEEQTLQADAPKADSPKGTSGIDDKKNFIYGGVGGFAGMGGYGGIAGGIPFLGGLGGIGKFGGIGGAAGIGGYTGIGGLGGLGGVGGLGGGIGGGGSLGGGSGIFPSP, from the coding sequence ATGGGGAAAGAGGGAAAGATGGGTAGGGTTTTCGCAGCTCTCGTGCTTGTTTTGGTGGTTGTGCAAGCTAGCCATGCACGTAATGTGCCTAGCCATGTCGGCCTCGATAACCGACAAACAACGATGCCAGGTGGCTCAACGGAGGAGCAAACGTTGCAAGCCGATGCACCCAAGGCGGATTCACCGAAGGGTACGAGTGGCATTGATGACAAGAAGAATTTTATTTACGGTGGAGTTGGTGGCTTTGCTGGGATGGGTGGCTATGGTGGAATTGCTGGTGGAATCCCTTTTCTTGGCGGCCTTGGTGGGATTGGGAAATTTGGTGGAATCGGTGGTGCCGCCGGAATAGGCGGTTATACGGGTATCGGTGGCCTGGGCGGTTTAGGCGGTGTTGGAGGACTTGGTGGTGGTATTGGCGGTGGCGGCAGCCTCGGAGGTGGCAGTGGCATTTTCCCATCCCCTTGA